Proteins found in one Crassostrea angulata isolate pt1a10 chromosome 3, ASM2561291v2, whole genome shotgun sequence genomic segment:
- the LOC128177168 gene encoding protein c-Fos-like: protein MHFSIITFLNGEKVNLKMAKTLLDGKRWLKETSGTEPLNLSKHNQPTSVKQTLKSLIKSRRIAEGKDELQVDFHVEKTKCELTPEEKKKQRERKEQNRRAAMRCRERKKEELKHLQKEENSLRMRREKLMEKVEILLEEKEKLLHTIRSTGNVPFSCSCPNSEGDCIHCLSKSDSNLQSESSSSSRSTRKPIISVADSCDSETDSCNDDESDDEDGDDESDRLVIDTKGQNEDTEVLDLSFSKERHDVQMEVTDSDSQPSSSQNYSSFEYDEPVAPISTFPAAGKSSGQYNPQDYIKQEETEMEESDYVMSSQESTVSFYSSQDSIDGSFIKHGGRMGVSCD, encoded by the exons atgcatttttcaaTTATCACTTTTTTAAACGGTGAGAAAGTGAATCTTAAAATGGCAAAGACACTGCTGGATGGAAAAAGATGGCTGAAGGAGACCTCTGGGACGGAGCCATTAAACCTGTCGAAACACAATCAGCCGACCTCTGTAAAACAAACTCTTAAATCGCTGATTAAATCACGGAGAATTGCAGAAGGAAAAGATGAGTTACAGGTTGATTTCCATGTGGAAAAGACGAAATGCgag ttgACTCCAgaggaaaaaaaaaagcagaGGGAAAGGAAAGAACAAAATCGTCGGGCAGCCATGAGATGTAGAGAGCGTAAAAAGGAAGAActgaaacatttacaaaaa GAAGAAAATTCATTGAGGATGCGCCGTGAGAAGCTGATggaaaaagttgaaattttaCTTGAAGAGAAGGAAAAACTCTTGCATACCATTCGCTCGACTGGAAATGTTCCATTTTCTTGTTCGTGTCCTAATTCAGAGGGAGATTGTATTCACtgtttatccaaatctgattcAAATTTGCAGTCTGAATCCTCCAGTAGTTCAAGAAGCACCCGTAAACCCATAATTTCAGTCGCAGACAGTTGTGATAGCGAAACGGATAGCTGTAATGATGATGAGTCAGATGATGAAGATGGAGACGATGAATCGGATCGTCTCGTTATTGATACAAAGGGACAAAATGAGGACACAGAGGTTCTGGATTTGAGTTTTTCGAAAGAGAGACACGACGTTCAAATGGAAGTGACCGATTCTGACAGTCAACCGAGCAGCTCTCAGAACTACAGCTCCTTCGAGTACGATGAACCAGTGGCTCCAATTTCTACTTTTCCTGCAGCAGGTAAAAGTTCTGGTCAGTACAATCCACAGGATTACATTAAACAAGAAGAAACAGAAATGGAGGAGTCGGACTACGTTATGAGTTCTCAAGAAAGCACTGTGTCTTTTTACAGTTCCCAAGATAGCATTGATGGAAGTTTCATAAAACATGGTGGGCGAATGGGTGTTTCATGTGATtag
- the LOC128178494 gene encoding serine palmitoyltransferase small subunit A-like, with translation MVFNRVKNFISYWYLQYLLATSVYMLEPIERRIFNCCLIIVLAMFMYTSYVFLPDHARMIVYFINSYILGKNQPEIVDGV, from the exons ATGGTATTCAACAGAGTAAAGAATTTTATATCATACTGGTATTTACAGTATCTACTTGCAACATCTGTATATATGCTGGAGCCTATAGAGAGAAGAATATTCA ATTGCTGCTTGATTATTGTGCTGGCAATGTTCATGTATACCAGTTACGTCTTTTTACCAGACCATGCTAGAATGATTGTCTATTTCATCAATTCGTACATACTTGGAAAAAATCAACCAGAGATTGTTGATGGAGTGTGA